In Acidobacteriota bacterium, the sequence CCCGCGGGCGGCGGCCAGATCCAGCATGCGCTGCAGGTTGCGCACCCGGAGCGGGTCGGAGAAGGCGAAGGAGTCGTCGAAGACCACGGGGAGCGAACCGCCATGGTTCGCGGCCAGCAGCTCGGCCGTGGCCAGCCGCACCGCCGCGGCCAGTTGCTCGCGCGCGCCGCCGCTCAGGGCGTCGAAGGGGAAGGCCTCCGCCGCCCCGGGCCGGACGAGGCGGAGGCCTTTGAAGACGCCGCCGTCGAAGGTGACCACGGCCCGGGCGCCGGGGCCGAGGACCCCCGCGAGGTAGTCCGATATCCGCTCCGCCAGCGGCCGGGTGAACCGCTCGGCCAGGACGCGCCGCTCCTCTTCGAAGAGCCGGCCGAGGAGCCGGACGGCTTCCGCCCGCCGGCGGACGGACTCGTGGTACTCCCGGGCCGCCCGCTCGCGCACGTCGGCCCGGACCAGTTCCGCCAAGGGGTCTTCGCTGCCGTCGAGGGTGAGGGCGGCACGGCTGGCGGCGCGCTGTTCGCGCGCTTTCTGCCGCTGCTCTTCCTGGGTCCGGACAGCCCTTTCGAGCCGGCTGCGGTCCCGCTCCAGCTGCTGGGGCTGCAGCCGGGCCAGCTGCGCGCGAGTCTGTTCGAGAGCCGCACGGGCTTCCGCGGCGGCCTCCCCGGCCGCGCGCAGGGCCTCGAGGCGGGATGCGTCCTCTCCGTGGTTCGTGAGGAGGAGGCGCAGCTGGGCCTGGATCTCGACAAGGTGCGCCTCCTGCGCGCCGATGGCGGCGGCGAGTTGCACCAGGGCCTGTTCTGCCGCATCGAAGGCTTCCCCGGCGGCCTGCCCGGCGGCCTTTTTTGTGGTCTCCTCCTCCTCGGCCCGTTCCAGGGCCTGCTCTTCGCCCTGGCGCCAGGCCGCCGCCCGATCGCGATCCAGAGGTTCCCGGGTGCCGGGGACCAGCCGCGAGCGGCGGTCCACTTCGCCTTCGGCTGCGGCCAGCGCTTCCCGGGCTTCAGCCAGGTCCCCTTCGAGGCTGCCGTCATCGAAATCCCCGAGCCTGGATTGTTCCCGCTCGAGTTTCGACTGCAGGCCTTCGCGTACATTCAGGATTTCGGCCGCCCTGGCGACCGAATCCACCCCGAGCGGGTCGAGCGCCTCCCGGAGCGCGTCGCCCGCCGCACGGAGGGAGTCCCGGGCCTCGGCGAGGCTGTTGCCGCCGCCCGGCCGGACGCGCAGGTGAACGTCCTCCCCGATAAAGATGTCGACGGCATCCGTCACCCTGTGCGCGCTCCCCGCGGGCGCCTCCCGGTCTCCGATCCGCACCGGCCGGCCCGATGAGACGACCTCGATGCCGGCGGCCATGGCTTCGAGCGTGGCCGCGGCCCGGTCCGCGTGCGCCTGGAGCTGGCGCAGGCGGCCCAGGGAGTCCGCGTCCACCCGGGGCAGCGGCGCCAGGTCGTCGCGCAGGGAGCGGATGGAGTCCCGGATCTTTTGAGCGTCCTCCAGCCGGCCGGCCAGGCGCCGGCACCGGGCGTCGCAGTCGAACCGTTCCACCCAGGCGCGGGCGAGGTCGCACCGCTGACGGAGGAGCCGCGCCTCCGCGGCGGCCTCCCCGTGGGCTTTGGCCGCAAGCTGCGCCTGCGCCCGCCGCTCCTCCCGCCGGTCGCGGGCCCGTTCGGCCTCCTCCCGTCCGGGGGCCAGCGCCGCTTCCAGGGCCCGTATCTCCCGGCGCAGCGTGTCGATCTGCCCGTCGGCCTTCAGGAGGTCGGCAAGCCTCTCCTCCGCCCGGGCGGAGGCGAGCGCCTGCTGTTCCTCCCGCGCCTTCAAGGTCTGCGCCGCGGCCAGCTGCTCCTCGACTTTCCGGAGCCCGGCGGCCAGCGATTCCAGGTCGGCCGTGGTGCGCCGGATCGTCTCCTCGGCCTCGTCGAAGGCGGAAGCGGCATCGACCAGCCGCTGCTGCCGCCCGGCCGCGTCCTGCCGGGCCGCCCGGGCGGCCTCGAGCCGGGCCTCCGCCTGCTGCAGTTCGGACCCGGCCTTCGGCCTGCCCGCCTGGGTGAAGAGGGCGGCGGAGCGCTCGGCGAAGCGGCCGGCCACCTCGGCGTCGCGCGGGGACTGCAGGGCGACGGCGCCCCCTTCCTGCTGGAGCCGCGCGAGCAGCGCGTTCTGTTCCGATGCCGCGTCGCCCGAGGGGTCGTGCCCGCTTTTGCCCTGCCACACCCAGAGATGGGCCCATTGCTGCAGGATCCGGTCGGCGAGGTTGCGGCCGCCGCCCACGTCCTCCACCTGCAAAAGCGCGTTGAGGAGCGATTCGGCTTCGTCCCCCTGCCGGGAGGCGCCCCCGGACTCGGAGAGCGTCGTCGTGCCCCCCGCCCCGCTGAAGCGCTTCTGCAGCCGGTATTCCTTCCCGCCGGCGCGGAAAACGATCTCGACCTCCGGGTGGCCGGGGTACAGGCTCGAGACCATCCCCTGCCGCCCCTCCCCCGTGATCCTGGATTTGAGAAAAAGTCCCCGGTGGACCGCTTCGATGAAGGTGCTCTTGCCCGATTCGTTCGGTCCCCCGATCAGGGTGAGGGAGGGGTCGAAGTCCACCCGGGTCTCGCGATGAATCCGGTAGTTGCGCACCGTGGCGGATACGATCTTCATGCCCCCCCCTCCTGCCGGCAGGCGGCGTGCAGTTCGCGCAGCGCCACGGCCGCGATCTCCGCTTCGTCCCCGGCGGAGCGGGCCAGTTCGACCAGGCGGCGCGCCACGGTGGCGATGAGGGGATCGCCCGCCTGCATGGTGAGGGCCTCCACCTCCCGGTCGGTGGGGGCGATCGTGGTGCGGTCGTCGATTTTGAGCCGCAGGAGCCGGGCCCGGAGGGAATCGAGGAGCGCCTCGAGGCGGCTCGAGGCCCCGATGC encodes:
- a CDS encoding AAA family ATPase, with amino-acid sequence MKIVSATVRNYRIHRETRVDFDPSLTLIGGPNESGKSTFIEAVHRGLFLKSRITGEGRQGMVSSLYPGHPEVEIVFRAGGKEYRLQKRFSGAGGTTTLSESGGASRQGDEAESLLNALLQVEDVGGGRNLADRILQQWAHLWVWQGKSGHDPSGDAASEQNALLARLQQEGGAVALQSPRDAEVAGRFAERSAALFTQAGRPKAGSELQQAEARLEAARAARQDAAGRQQRLVDAASAFDEAEETIRRTTADLESLAAGLRKVEEQLAAAQTLKAREEQQALASARAEERLADLLKADGQIDTLRREIRALEAALAPGREEAERARDRREERRAQAQLAAKAHGEAAAEARLLRQRCDLARAWVERFDCDARCRRLAGRLEDAQKIRDSIRSLRDDLAPLPRVDADSLGRLRQLQAHADRAAATLEAMAAGIEVVSSGRPVRIGDREAPAGSAHRVTDAVDIFIGEDVHLRVRPGGGNSLAEARDSLRAAGDALREALDPLGVDSVARAAEILNVREGLQSKLEREQSRLGDFDDGSLEGDLAEAREALAAAEGEVDRRSRLVPGTREPLDRDRAAAWRQGEEQALERAEEEETTKKAAGQAAGEAFDAAEQALVQLAAAIGAQEAHLVEIQAQLRLLLTNHGEDASRLEALRAAGEAAAEARAALEQTRAQLARLQPQQLERDRSRLERAVRTQEEQRQKAREQRAASRAALTLDGSEDPLAELVRADVRERAAREYHESVRRRAEAVRLLGRLFEEERRVLAERFTRPLAERISDYLAGVLGPGARAVVTFDGGVFKGLRLVRPGAAEAFPFDALSGGAREQLAAAVRLATAELLAANHGGSLPVVFDDSFAFSDPLRVRNLQRMLDLAAARGLQVIVLTCNPSDYAPLGARQTLLSPAPVQPVEPGQPSQPVQPGVDDMGLHAEGAVMEEAPSAAETTEADGDAFLAALQGLGGKSGNQALCERLGWTGERYAAVKTRLAREGRIITGKGRGGSVMQPA